In the genome of Polaribacter sp. MED152, one region contains:
- a CDS encoding Cof-type HAD-IIB family hydrolase: protein MKDFAQVKLVVSDMDGTLLNSKGAVSDEFFTLFEQLKKKNITFCAASGRQHNSIVSKLDAIKDEIYVIAENGGVAKKGTEVLLSNFLATDKILQLIPILRTIAGANMVLCCDGEAFIESKDPRFIKHFQEYYHSFQQVEDLIAIAKNKPAYKIAVYHFDSSEEFIYPVIEHLKEEVLLKVSGKNWLDISDEKANKGRALKHLQKVLDVSKEETLVFGDYHNDIEMMQEAKYSFAMANAHEDIKELAKYGTASNDNNGVEKVIKELLEVL, encoded by the coding sequence ATGAAAGACTTTGCTCAAGTAAAACTGGTAGTTTCTGATATGGATGGTACACTCTTAAACTCTAAAGGAGCAGTGAGTGATGAGTTCTTTACCCTATTTGAACAACTAAAAAAAAAGAATATTACTTTTTGTGCAGCAAGTGGCAGACAGCACAATAGTATTGTATCTAAGCTCGATGCTATAAAAGATGAAATTTATGTTATTGCAGAAAATGGTGGCGTTGCAAAAAAGGGCACAGAAGTTTTACTCTCTAACTTTTTAGCTACTGATAAAATTTTGCAGCTAATACCAATTCTAAGAACTATTGCAGGTGCAAATATGGTATTATGTTGTGATGGTGAAGCGTTTATAGAAAGCAAAGATCCACGTTTTATTAAGCATTTTCAAGAATACTATCATAGCTTTCAGCAAGTAGAAGACCTAATAGCTATAGCAAAAAACAAACCTGCTTACAAAATAGCTGTGTACCATTTTGATTCTTCTGAAGAATTTATTTACCCAGTAATTGAACATTTAAAAGAAGAAGTACTACTTAAGGTTTCAGGAAAAAACTGGCTAGATATTTCTGACGAGAAAGCCAATAAAGGGCGTGCTTTAAAGCATTTACAAAAAGTACTTGATGTAAGTAAAGAAGAAACTCTTGTTTTTGGTGATTATCATAATGACATAGAAATGATGCAAGAAGCCAAGTATAGTTTTGCAATGGCAAATGCGCATGAAGATATTAAAGAGCTTGCTAAATATGGTACAGCAAGTAATGATAATAATGGTGTGGAAAAAGTAATTAAAGAGTTACTAGAAGTACTTTAA
- a CDS encoding carbon-nitrogen hydrolase family protein, with product MNDNLLKVALAQIAPVWLNKEKTLEKIEQSIVNAAQENCELIVFGEALLPGYPFWIALTNGAAWNSTTQKEIHAHYIRNSITIEKGELNAVCALAKKHKIAIYLGIMERAANRGGHSIYASLVYINETGEIKSVHRKLQPTFDERLTWAPGDGNGLQVHPLKDFTVGGLNCWENWMPLPRTALYGLGENLHIAVWPGSDHNTKDITRFIARESRSFVISVSSLMAKTDFPKDVPHYDKIVKDAPEILANGGSCIAGPDGEWIIEPVLEKEGLIIETLDFNRVLEERQNFDVVGHYSRPDVTKLQVNRERQSTVEFKN from the coding sequence ATGAACGACAATCTATTAAAAGTTGCCTTAGCTCAAATAGCGCCTGTTTGGTTAAACAAAGAAAAGACGCTGGAGAAAATAGAACAATCAATTGTAAACGCAGCTCAAGAAAATTGTGAGCTGATTGTTTTTGGTGAGGCGTTATTACCTGGCTACCCTTTTTGGATTGCCTTAACCAATGGTGCTGCTTGGAACTCAACTACACAAAAAGAAATTCACGCTCATTACATTCGCAATTCTATTACCATTGAAAAAGGCGAATTAAATGCAGTTTGTGCTTTAGCCAAAAAGCATAAAATAGCAATCTATTTAGGTATTATGGAACGTGCAGCAAATAGAGGAGGACATAGCATTTATGCAAGTTTGGTGTATATAAATGAAACTGGAGAAATTAAATCTGTACATCGTAAATTACAACCTACTTTCGATGAGCGCTTAACTTGGGCACCTGGAGATGGTAATGGTTTACAGGTACATCCTTTAAAAGACTTTACAGTAGGTGGTTTAAATTGTTGGGAAAACTGGATGCCTTTACCTAGAACAGCCTTGTATGGTTTGGGCGAAAATTTACACATAGCAGTTTGGCCTGGTTCTGATCATAATACCAAAGATATTACACGTTTTATAGCAAGAGAATCACGCTCTTTTGTAATTTCTGTTTCTAGTTTAATGGCAAAAACAGATTTTCCTAAAGATGTGCCTCATTATGATAAAATAGTAAAGGACGCCCCAGAAATATTGGCAAATGGTGGTTCTTGTATTGCAGGGCCTGATGGTGAATGGATTATAGAACCAGTCTTGGAAAAAGAAGGTTTAATTATAGAAACTTTAGATTTTAATCGTGTTTTAGAAGAGCGTCAAAACTTTGATGTAGTTGGGCATTATTCAAGACCAGATGTTACCAAGTTACAGGTAAACAGAGAGAGACAAAGTACTGTTGAGTTTAAAAATTAA
- a CDS encoding DUF2797 domain-containing protein, producing MQYQGVLRKMMTEIGDEVQYYLDMKTDFLNMNQLISKEIKLSFVTYECLNCHLEKKIYRQGYCQSCFFDIPQAADWIMRPELSKAHLDEEDRDLAYEKRVQLQPHIVYLANSSNVKVGVTRKQQVPTRWIDQGAHEAIEIVEVPNRYLAGITEVALKEHVADKTNWRKMLKNDIEDVDLVEWREKLKQYIPEEASAYFIESNTETNINFPVTQYPAKPKSLNLIKTPTYTGKLVGIKGQYLIFEDETVFNVRSNEGLVVNIEI from the coding sequence ATGCAGTATCAAGGAGTATTAAGAAAAATGATGACCGAAATTGGAGATGAGGTTCAATATTATTTAGATATGAAAACCGATTTTCTAAACATGAATCAGCTGATATCTAAAGAAATAAAACTTTCTTTTGTTACCTACGAATGTTTAAACTGTCATCTAGAAAAAAAAATATACAGGCAAGGGTATTGCCAATCTTGTTTTTTTGATATTCCACAAGCTGCAGATTGGATTATGAGGCCCGAACTTAGTAAGGCACATTTAGATGAAGAGGACAGAGATTTAGCCTATGAAAAGCGTGTGCAATTACAACCACATATTGTTTATTTAGCAAATTCTAGCAATGTAAAAGTAGGGGTTACAAGAAAGCAGCAAGTGCCTACAAGATGGATTGATCAAGGTGCACATGAAGCCATAGAAATTGTAGAAGTACCCAACAGATATTTAGCAGGAATTACAGAGGTAGCTTTAAAAGAACATGTAGCAGATAAAACCAATTGGCGTAAAATGCTAAAAAATGATATTGAAGATGTAGACTTAGTAGAATGGAGAGAAAAGTTAAAACAATACATTCCAGAGGAAGCCAGTGCTTATTTTATTGAAAGCAATACAGAAACCAATATTAACTTTCCAGTTACGCAATACCCTGCAAAACCTAAAAGTTTAAACCTAATTAAAACACCCACTTATACAGGTAAATTAGTGGGTATAAAAGGTCAGTATTTAATTTTTGAAGACGAAACTGTTTTTAATGTAAGATCTAATGAAGGTTTAGTAGTGAATATCGAAATTTAA
- a CDS encoding LacI family DNA-binding transcriptional regulator, with product MKKLTIKDIAKEFKVSISTVSKALNDSYEISQSTKEKIQKYAKENNYKPNFNALSLKNRSTKTIGVIIPTMLNYFFAQVFKGIEKTALEKGYKVITCISNQSYDKEVEIIEMLSNGSIDGFLLSMAKETELSNKFDHFKESIENGTPIVMFDRVAQSISCDKVITDDLEGATKTVEFLYKKGHKNIAFVSTMSDLHIGKQRFEGYKQGLKNVGLSLDENLVLNIVERDYKKYKNIVRPFIKANKIDAVITTGESVAVSVMKAVKKNDQKIPKDVAVIAFSNGILSRHSSPKMTTISQHGEKMGSAAAAILIDKLENKTKEITTKVIQTDLVIRDSTRK from the coding sequence ATGAAAAAGCTAACCATAAAAGATATTGCCAAAGAATTTAAAGTTTCTATTTCTACAGTATCAAAAGCTTTGAATGATAGTTACGAAATTAGCCAAAGCACCAAAGAAAAAATTCAGAAATACGCAAAAGAAAACAACTACAAGCCTAACTTTAATGCGTTAAGTTTAAAAAATAGAAGTACAAAAACCATAGGGGTAATTATACCAACTATGTTAAACTATTTCTTTGCTCAGGTATTTAAAGGTATCGAAAAAACAGCCTTAGAAAAAGGGTATAAAGTAATTACCTGTATCTCTAATCAATCTTATGACAAAGAAGTAGAAATTATAGAAATGCTTTCTAATGGAAGTATAGATGGCTTTTTACTTTCTATGGCTAAAGAAACTGAACTAAGTAATAAATTTGATCATTTTAAAGAATCTATAGAAAACGGAACTCCGATTGTTATGTTTGATAGAGTTGCGCAATCGATTTCTTGTGATAAAGTGATTACAGATGATTTAGAAGGAGCCACAAAAACAGTGGAGTTTTTATACAAAAAAGGACATAAAAATATTGCTTTTGTTTCTACCATGAGTGATTTGCATATTGGTAAGCAACGTTTTGAAGGCTATAAGCAAGGTCTAAAAAATGTAGGTTTATCTTTAGATGAAAACCTAGTACTTAATATTGTTGAAAGAGATTATAAGAAATACAAAAACATTGTTAGGCCATTTATTAAGGCCAATAAAATAGATGCAGTAATTACTACAGGCGAATCTGTTGCTGTTTCTGTGATGAAAGCTGTAAAAAAGAACGATCAAAAAATACCAAAAGACGTTGCTGTAATTGCATTTTCTAACGGAATTTTATCAAGACACTCTAGCCCAAAAATGACAACAATTAGTCAGCATGGTGAAAAAATGGGTTCTGCTGCTGCAGCCATTTTAATTGATAAGTTAGAAAACAAAACCAAAGAAATTACTACAAAAGTGATTCAAACAGACCTTGTAATTAGAGATTCTACTCGTAAATAA